The following proteins come from a genomic window of Proteiniphilum propionicum:
- a CDS encoding nitric-oxide reductase large subunit, with translation MTQKKLWIAFVLVVSVSFAVLLYYGSQIYQQAPPIPEKVINEAGDVLFTGNDIKDGQNIWQSIGGQEIGTIWGHGAYVAPDWTADYLHREAQYLLNKWSQAEYGKKFIHLSVAEQVAMEARLQEILRLNRYDTSTKMLTITSERYEAFMHNLSHYGGLFMNDPALDGLRADYAIAKNTIKSEERMEKMAQFFFWASWACVTERPGSDVTYTHNWPPDKQIGNTPTSDLILWTGFSIIMLLLGIGIMIFMQARTRREETLKPLNDPLMNQVITPSMWAVKKYFWAVNLIILTQVLLGVLTAHYGVEGGGFYGINITGILPYSITRTWHIQLAIFWIATAWLATGLYIAPSLSGKDPKFQKTGVNILFGALLIVVAGSLIGQWFGVMQRLDLVNNFWFGHQGYEYVDLGRFWQALLFVGLLLWLALMIRPILPIIKKRTSEKGLLILFLISCAAIALLYGAGLMWGRTTNLAIAEYWRWWVVHLWVEGFFEVFATVVAAFLFTRMGLLGIKSATNNIIFATVIFLTGGILGTFHHLYFTGTPTAVMALGATFSALEVVPLILIGFEAYHNYRMSKSTEWLKDYKWPIYFLLSVAFWNFLGAGIFGFIINPPIALYYMQGLNTTPVHGHAALFGVYGMLGIGLILFVLRSMYRKQKWNNKLISFTFWTLNTGLFLMVVLSLLPVGLMQTIASVNEGMWYARSAEFMQQPLVNIFKWSRTIGDTIFAIGTLTLFWFVYQLTVKKNK, from the coding sequence ATGACACAAAAAAAATTATGGATTGCATTCGTACTTGTTGTAAGTGTCTCGTTTGCCGTATTGTTATACTACGGCAGCCAGATCTATCAACAGGCGCCGCCCATTCCCGAAAAGGTGATAAACGAGGCGGGTGATGTTTTGTTTACTGGTAACGACATCAAAGATGGCCAGAATATCTGGCAAAGCATTGGTGGACAAGAGATTGGCACCATATGGGGGCATGGTGCTTACGTCGCGCCCGACTGGACAGCAGATTACCTGCACAGGGAAGCACAGTATCTGCTGAATAAATGGTCTCAGGCTGAATACGGAAAAAAGTTCATACATCTGTCTGTTGCCGAACAGGTAGCAATGGAGGCAAGGCTACAGGAAATTCTCAGATTAAACAGATATGATACATCTACTAAAATGCTCACCATAACAAGCGAACGCTACGAAGCCTTTATGCACAATCTGAGCCATTACGGTGGCCTTTTCATGAATGACCCGGCACTGGATGGGTTGCGGGCAGACTACGCAATTGCCAAAAACACAATTAAATCGGAAGAGAGAATGGAAAAGATGGCACAGTTCTTTTTCTGGGCTTCATGGGCTTGTGTAACAGAGCGCCCCGGTTCTGATGTAACATACACTCACAACTGGCCACCTGACAAACAGATTGGCAACACACCAACAAGCGATCTGATCCTTTGGACAGGATTCAGCATCATCATGCTCCTCTTAGGGATTGGCATTATGATTTTCATGCAAGCCCGTACTCGTCGCGAGGAGACGCTGAAACCGCTTAATGACCCGCTCATGAATCAGGTCATTACTCCATCGATGTGGGCGGTAAAAAAATATTTCTGGGCGGTGAATCTTATTATTCTCACGCAGGTACTGCTGGGAGTGCTTACAGCCCATTACGGTGTAGAGGGTGGAGGCTTCTACGGTATCAATATTACAGGAATTCTACCTTATTCAATCACCCGCACGTGGCATATTCAGCTTGCTATCTTCTGGATAGCTACGGCATGGCTTGCAACAGGACTATATATTGCACCTTCGCTGAGTGGAAAAGACCCCAAATTTCAGAAAACCGGGGTTAACATTCTTTTTGGTGCATTGCTCATAGTTGTAGCCGGTTCGCTTATTGGACAGTGGTTTGGGGTAATGCAGCGTCTCGACCTGGTAAATAATTTCTGGTTTGGTCATCAAGGGTATGAGTATGTAGATCTGGGGCGTTTCTGGCAGGCACTACTGTTTGTCGGCCTCCTTCTCTGGCTTGCGCTGATGATTCGGCCAATACTTCCTATCATTAAAAAAAGAACATCAGAAAAAGGATTGCTTATTCTCTTCCTTATTTCATGTGCTGCCATCGCACTGTTATATGGTGCGGGATTAATGTGGGGACGTACAACCAATCTTGCAATAGCCGAATATTGGCGCTGGTGGGTGGTACACCTCTGGGTGGAAGGATTCTTTGAAGTTTTCGCCACGGTTGTTGCCGCATTCCTATTCACTCGTATGGGGTTGCTTGGAATAAAGTCGGCCACCAACAATATTATTTTTGCGACCGTAATCTTCCTTACAGGTGGAATTTTGGGTACATTCCATCATCTCTACTTCACCGGCACACCAACAGCTGTTATGGCTCTGGGGGCAACATTCAGCGCGCTGGAAGTGGTGCCCCTCATACTTATCGGTTTCGAAGCCTATCACAACTACCGTATGAGCAAATCTACGGAATGGTTAAAAGATTACAAATGGCCTATATATTTTTTGCTGTCGGTAGCTTTCTGGAATTTTCTCGGAGCGGGTATCTTCGGATTTATCATCAATCCGCCTATCGCCCTTTATTACATGCAGGGATTAAATACCACACCGGTACATGGCCATGCGGCACTCTTCGGAGTTTACGGCATGCTGGGGATCGGCCTTATTCTGTTTGTGCTTCGCAGCATGTATCGCAAACAAAAATGGAATAACAAGCTTATCTCATTTACTTTCTGGACTCTCAATACCGGCCTCTTTCTGATGGTTGTGCTGAGCCTGCTTCCTGTCGGCCTCATGCAGACCATAGCTAGCGTTAATGAGGGGATGTGGTATGCCCGTTCCGCCGAATTTATGCAACAGCCGCTGGTAAATATTTTCAAATGGTCACGTACAATAGGTGACACTATTTTCGCAATAGGCACACTTACGCTGTTCTGGTTTGTTTATCAGTTAACAGTAAAAAAAAATAAATAA
- a CDS encoding RrF2 family transcriptional regulator: protein MLNFIYLVITISKARQISMFSKACEYGIRAILYIASQSQEERRVKIGDIVKNIDSPEAFTGKILGLLSKNGIVDSYTGPNGGFKIEPEKLHHITVADIVKAIDGDAFFKDCALGLSECDGQHPCPIHHPVEKIRKNMRKVLQKTTVYELAEGLKNKESILKR from the coding sequence GTGCTGAATTTCATTTATTTAGTTATTACCATTTCAAAAGCAAGGCAAATTTCAATGTTTTCAAAAGCGTGTGAATATGGCATAAGGGCTATACTTTATATTGCATCTCAATCACAGGAAGAGAGAAGGGTGAAAATTGGAGATATTGTAAAAAATATTGATTCACCCGAAGCCTTTACAGGAAAAATACTTGGCCTTCTATCCAAAAATGGGATTGTGGACTCATATACGGGCCCCAACGGGGGATTCAAGATAGAACCCGAAAAGCTTCATCATATTACCGTTGCCGATATCGTAAAAGCCATAGATGGTGACGCATTTTTTAAAGATTGCGCACTTGGGCTTAGTGAATGTGATGGGCAACATCCTTGCCCCATTCATCATCCAGTAGAAAAAATAAGAAAAAACATGAGGAAGGTACTTCAAAAAACAACGGTTTATGAACTTGCGGAAGGACTTAAAAACAAAGAGTCGATACTAAAGCGATAA
- a CDS encoding thiamine pyrophosphate-dependent dehydrogenase E1 component subunit alpha, whose amino-acid sequence MASTNTKTKRELSKEKMLHMHRLMLDIRNFDNKVNRLVKKGKIPGMTHFSIGEEAANVGAVAAIEKGFDLITSNHRGHGQSIALEIDLNGMMAEIMGKATGTCKGKGGSMHIADLDNGNLGANGIVGGGMGMAIGAALTQKMKNTSKIVVCFFGDGACNEGTFHETLNMASIWKLPVIFYSINNMYGISTHISDVINIDYNYQRACSYGIPGHFIEDGNDLMAVYNKFEEIVEYVRNGNGPVLVEAITYRWLGHSTSDPGKYRTKEEVDEWKKKDPIARFRNYLIENKIATGQELDDLEAASVDAVEESVKFALSSPEPTLESAFEDVYAD is encoded by the coding sequence ATGGCCAGTACAAATACAAAAACAAAGAGAGAATTATCCAAGGAGAAAATGTTGCACATGCACAGGCTGATGCTCGATATAAGGAATTTCGACAATAAAGTGAACAGGCTTGTAAAAAAAGGGAAGATACCCGGGATGACACACTTCTCCATTGGAGAGGAGGCTGCCAACGTGGGTGCGGTTGCCGCTATTGAAAAGGGGTTCGATCTTATCACATCAAATCACCGCGGACACGGGCAGAGTATCGCTCTTGAAATTGACCTTAACGGGATGATGGCGGAGATTATGGGGAAGGCTACCGGAACTTGCAAGGGAAAGGGGGGGTCGATGCATATTGCCGACCTCGACAATGGTAACCTGGGTGCTAACGGAATTGTGGGAGGAGGAATGGGAATGGCTATCGGGGCTGCCCTCACTCAGAAAATGAAAAATACGAGTAAGATAGTGGTTTGCTTTTTCGGCGATGGAGCCTGTAACGAAGGTACCTTCCATGAAACATTGAATATGGCTTCAATCTGGAAACTGCCGGTAATTTTCTATTCTATCAATAATATGTATGGTATCAGCACACATATCAGCGATGTAATAAACATCGACTACAATTATCAGCGTGCTTGCTCCTACGGTATTCCGGGGCATTTTATCGAGGACGGGAATGATCTGATGGCTGTTTACAACAAGTTTGAAGAGATAGTTGAATATGTTCGTAATGGTAATGGTCCGGTATTGGTAGAGGCCATTACTTACCGTTGGTTAGGCCACTCTACATCCGACCCGGGAAAATATCGAACCAAGGAGGAGGTGGATGAGTGGAAGAAAAAGGATCCGATCGCTCGCTTTAGAAACTATCTTATTGAAAATAAGATTGCTACCGGACAGGAATTGGATGATCTGGAAGCCGCTTCTGTTGATGCCGTGGAAGAGTCGGTTAAATTTGCTTTAAGCAGTCCCGAGCCAACCCTGGAGTCGGCCTTTGAAGATGTTTATGCCGATTGA
- a CDS encoding alpha-ketoacid dehydrogenase subunit beta → MEKNTKLMTVRDAIIMAMSEEMRRDENVFLMGEDVGIFGGDFGTSVGMLEEFGKERVRDTPISENAISGAAVGAAITGMRPIVDVTFMDFIVYMMDNIVNQAAKTRYMYGGKGQIPVVFRAAAGGGVGSAAQHSQSLEAWFTHIPGLKVIAPGTPADVKGLLKAAIRDNNPIIFLEYKAQYNMKGEVPLDPDFVLPIGKADIKREGKDVSVITYGRMLERVMQAANEVDEAEGVSVEVVDLRTLAPLDKEAVINSVRKTGKVLLVNDAHKTGGFIGEVAAMIAESDAFDYLDGRILRLAGEDVPVPYNQTLESALIPSVERIKKYILKLVNNR, encoded by the coding sequence ATGGAAAAAAATACAAAATTGATGACTGTTCGCGATGCTATCATTATGGCGATGTCAGAAGAGATGCGCCGCGATGAAAACGTGTTTCTGATGGGTGAGGATGTGGGTATTTTTGGAGGAGACTTCGGTACTTCCGTCGGTATGCTCGAAGAGTTCGGCAAAGAGCGGGTACGCGATACACCTATTTCTGAAAATGCTATTTCAGGAGCGGCTGTAGGAGCGGCTATTACGGGAATGCGGCCTATTGTGGACGTGACGTTTATGGATTTCATTGTATATATGATGGATAATATCGTTAACCAGGCAGCCAAAACCAGATATATGTATGGGGGAAAGGGGCAGATACCGGTAGTGTTTCGTGCTGCCGCGGGAGGTGGTGTGGGTTCTGCGGCACAGCATTCGCAGTCGCTCGAAGCATGGTTTACCCATATTCCGGGGCTCAAGGTGATTGCCCCCGGTACTCCTGCCGATGTGAAAGGTTTGCTCAAAGCGGCTATTCGCGATAATAATCCTATTATCTTTCTCGAATATAAAGCCCAGTATAATATGAAAGGTGAGGTACCACTAGACCCTGATTTTGTTTTGCCTATAGGGAAAGCGGATATCAAAAGAGAAGGTAAAGATGTATCTGTCATTACTTACGGGCGTATGCTTGAGCGGGTTATGCAAGCTGCCAATGAAGTGGATGAGGCGGAAGGTGTAAGCGTTGAGGTGGTGGACCTGCGTACATTGGCTCCCCTTGATAAAGAGGCGGTCATCAATTCGGTGCGAAAAACCGGTAAAGTGCTATTGGTAAACGATGCACATAAAACCGGCGGATTTATTGGTGAAGTGGCTGCAATGATTGCCGAGAGCGATGCTTTTGACTATTTAGATGGGCGCATTCTGCGGCTTGCGGGAGAGGATGTACCTGTTCCATACAACCAGACTCTTGAGTCTGCCCTTATACCAAGTGTGGAGCGTATAAAAAAATATATCCTTAAGCTAGTCAATAACAGATAA
- a CDS encoding dihydrolipoamide acetyltransferase, protein MERDKVRATPAARALARRLGVDIYNVTGTGYKGRIHRDDIAGYNYEDKIHISPLARRIADAHNIDLKGLQGTGHRNKIMKDDVLKLIEDPELRAMLDRDYFAEAITLTKAMPSAEKQAAQKIEKKLSVSRPEVAGDTETVPMTQMRKIIARRMSESFFGIPTFIQTWEVDMSEMLMLRNRLMGPIKDKTGRKLTVTDLISMSVVKTLMNHKYINASINAEGTELTFHNYVNLGVAVGMDEGLLVPVVKNADKMSLSELVVSMKDLAERTFSKKLLPDEQTGSTFSISNLGMYGVDEFTAIINQPNAAILSVSSTKDRIVPVNGEAVIRPIMKISLTCDHRIIDGLTAAKFMADLKALLEDPVTLLI, encoded by the coding sequence ATGGAAAGAGACAAGGTTAGGGCAACACCTGCTGCAAGAGCGCTGGCACGACGTCTTGGTGTGGATATTTATAATGTAACCGGAACCGGTTATAAAGGACGCATCCACAGAGATGACATCGCGGGGTATAATTATGAAGATAAGATCCATATATCCCCTCTTGCACGCCGTATTGCCGATGCACACAATATTGATCTGAAGGGTTTGCAGGGGACGGGACATCGAAACAAGATAATGAAGGATGATGTGCTGAAGCTAATTGAAGATCCTGAACTGAGGGCTATGCTGGATCGCGATTATTTTGCTGAGGCTATTACTCTTACAAAAGCGATGCCATCTGCTGAAAAGCAGGCTGCACAAAAAATAGAAAAGAAGCTCTCAGTTTCACGACCGGAAGTTGCAGGGGATACGGAGACTGTACCGATGACCCAGATGCGGAAGATTATTGCCAGGCGGATGTCGGAAAGTTTCTTTGGAATTCCCACGTTCATTCAGACCTGGGAGGTGGACATGAGTGAGATGCTTATGCTTCGCAATCGTCTGATGGGGCCTATTAAGGATAAGACCGGAAGAAAGCTTACGGTGACCGATCTTATTTCGATGTCTGTAGTAAAGACATTGATGAACCACAAGTATATCAACGCAAGCATTAATGCGGAGGGAACGGAACTGACCTTCCATAACTATGTGAATCTGGGAGTTGCGGTAGGGATGGATGAGGGGTTACTCGTCCCGGTGGTGAAGAATGCCGACAAGATGTCGCTGAGTGAGCTTGTTGTCTCAATGAAAGACCTGGCCGAACGTACCTTCTCTAAAAAGCTGCTGCCCGATGAACAGACTGGCAGCACATTCAGTATAAGCAACTTGGGTATGTATGGTGTAGATGAATTCACGGCTATCATTAATCAGCCCAATGCGGCTATTCTGAGCGTATCTTCAACAAAGGATAGAATTGTTCCCGTAAATGGTGAAGCGGTTATACGTCCCATCATGAAGATTAGCCTTACATGCGATCACCGTATCATAGACGGGTTGACTGCCGCAAAGTTTATGGCCGACTTGAAAGCGCTGCTGGAAGATCCGGTTACTTTGTTAATTTAA